TTCTCGGGATCTTTCAGGTTAACAAGGCTGGCGGCGTTGCCGGAGGAAACCCAGGTCCAAGCACCGGTCCAGGAGTTTCCCTCTGGAGTGATGATTTGCTTAGTGGCGCCGGCAGCGCGGATACCGTCGATGGCGGCTTGGTTGAGGTTGAAGACGAGGTTTTGGTCCATGTCGTGGAATTCGTTGTTCGTGTCGAAGACTACGAGCGCGTTGTCTTTGTATTCGGCGGCGACTTTTGTCCACCAGGTTTTGAAGGCGGCTGTGTCGGTGATGATGTTGCCCATGAAGCGGCCGTAGTTGTGTGGTTGGATCATGGCGTAGCTGCCTTTGctggtgatgtggttgacTTGTTGTGTCAGGTTGCCTAGGTAGTTTGCATCGAATGGGCTGGTGAGGGAGCCCGGGGTAAGGCGCTCCATTACTAGGTGGTTTTTAGTACATTGTAAGCTACCACTACCATGAGAATGAATAACTTACGGAAGTTCAGGCGGAACATGTTCATGCCCTGGTTCATGAATTGATCGAGCGTGTTCAAATCATACCATATGTAATCCTTGTTGTAAACACCGGGAAACTTTGTCTCGCCAAACTCGGCACCAGACTCGTTGATGCCGAACCACTTCATCTTACGGGACTGGCGTTTCTCAGCCGGAGCCGCAAAGGCAGCGCTGGCCAGAGCGGCTACCGCAAAGAGATTGTTAAGAAGCATTGTGAAAAGAATGTTGAAGAGTGCCGAGAAAAGCTTGAACTGTCTTGCCTTTCAAACAAACCCGGCGACAATCGCCTTTATACCCACACCCTCAGATTGCCATGGTCCACTTCCAGACAGGTAGTCCGGGCCTAGAATTCCGTGTCTTTGCTGGAAATGAGCATCTCGTCATCTGATATCACTATGAAGATGACGAGTGCGAACCCCTGCGGGCCTATGTTTTGCTGCCACGGTACCGCGTAGATTGCC
This sequence is a window from Pyrenophora tritici-repentis strain M4 chromosome 4, whole genome shotgun sequence. Protein-coding genes within it:
- a CDS encoding BglC, Endoglucanase, with product MLLNNLFAVAALASAAFAAPAEKRQSRKMKWFGINESGAEFGETKFPGVYNKDYIWYDLNTLDQFMNQGMNMFRLNFLMERLTPGSLTSPFDANYLGNLTQQVNHITSKGSYAMIQPHNYGRFMGNIITDTAAFKTWWTKVAAEYKDNALVVFDTNNEFHDMDQNLVFNLNQAAIDGIRAAGATKQIITPEGNSWTGAWTWVSSGNAASLVNLKDPENKLVYQMHQYLDTDGSGTSANCVSNTIFSERLAAATKWLKDNKKVGVIGEFAGGNNAQCIAALKDGLSYMQKNSDVWMGAIWWAAGPWWGDYIYNMEPPSTAGWTTLLPAIKSFFV